The proteins below are encoded in one region of Avibacterium volantium:
- a CDS encoding monovalent cation:proton antiporter-2 (CPA2) family protein: protein MTSLLTSAFIYLFAAVVAVPVSKRLGLGSVLGYLLAGVAIGPILGLVGQETERVQHVAEFGVVMMLFLIGLELDPKMLWALRTKLLGLGGLQVILSIGAIAGVAHLLNFSWEMSIAIGCVLAVSSTAIVLQTLGEKHLLNSPGGQSSFSVLLFQDIAIIPILAFLPMLASPELIDSLHSAKQHSDNLLDGVNNYVKTLITFSVIGSIIFGGYFLARPIFRYIAASRTREIFTAFALALMIGIAAMMSAIGLSPALGTFLAGVVLANSEYRHELESNLEPFKGLLLGLFFITVGADINFSLLFNDFTVILGITLLFILIKAIVLWGLGLIFRLDRLNRNLFALSLAPAGEFGFVLLSFSQQNGILPREITDKLLLAVAISMLLTPFLFIAYDKLIVPRASHQQQRENDTIEDRNDVLIIGHGRYGQIISGMLMSCGYKPTVIDYDATLVEGLSRFGLKTYFGDGSRSDLLETAGIAKAKLLVIALDDKEQAIQIAHFAHHFYPNLPIITRAYDRRHVYDLYRAGARNIVRETFDSAIRSGRLALEQLGMDKEKAKQIAEFYYHRDRHGLAEMASLYDPEISVFSNERMIARAKELEQETKSMMLTLLAGGKVDWQPGEENRSGE from the coding sequence ATGACATCATTACTGACTTCCGCGTTTATCTATCTCTTTGCCGCCGTGGTGGCTGTGCCAGTTTCCAAACGTTTGGGATTAGGCTCAGTGCTAGGCTATTTGTTGGCAGGGGTGGCGATTGGGCCAATTTTAGGCTTAGTCGGACAGGAAACCGAACGCGTGCAACACGTTGCTGAATTTGGCGTGGTGATGATGTTATTTTTAATCGGTTTAGAGCTTGATCCTAAAATGCTATGGGCGCTACGCACTAAATTGCTCGGCTTGGGGGGCTTGCAGGTCATTCTATCTATTGGCGCGATTGCAGGTGTTGCCCATTTGCTTAATTTTAGCTGGGAAATGAGCATTGCCATTGGCTGTGTGTTGGCAGTATCGTCCACCGCGATTGTGTTGCAAACCTTGGGGGAAAAGCATTTGCTGAATAGTCCCGGGGGGCAAAGCAGTTTTTCCGTGCTGTTATTCCAAGATATTGCCATCATTCCGATTTTAGCGTTCTTGCCAATGCTTGCTTCGCCTGAATTGATTGATAGTCTGCATAGCGCGAAGCAACATTCAGACAATTTATTAGACGGGGTGAATAATTATGTCAAAACCCTGATCACCTTTAGCGTGATTGGTTCGATTATCTTTGGCGGCTATTTTCTCGCGCGTCCGATTTTCCGCTATATTGCCGCATCAAGAACCCGTGAAATTTTCACCGCATTTGCCTTAGCATTGATGATCGGCATTGCAGCGATGATGTCGGCTATCGGCCTTTCGCCAGCCTTAGGCACATTCTTAGCAGGCGTGGTATTGGCAAATAGTGAATATCGCCACGAACTAGAAAGCAATCTTGAACCATTCAAAGGCTTATTGCTTGGTTTGTTTTTCATCACCGTAGGCGCAGATATTAATTTCAGCTTATTATTCAATGACTTCACGGTGATTTTAGGCATCACGCTATTATTTATTCTCATCAAAGCCATTGTCTTATGGGGGCTGGGGTTAATATTCCGTTTGGATCGCCTTAACCGTAATTTATTCGCCCTAAGCCTAGCACCAGCGGGAGAATTTGGTTTTGTGCTACTTTCTTTCAGCCAACAAAATGGCATTCTACCAAGAGAAATCACCGACAAACTCTTGCTTGCCGTGGCCATTTCAATGTTGCTCACGCCTTTCTTATTTATTGCTTACGATAAACTGATCGTACCGCGCGCAAGCCACCAACAACAGCGCGAAAACGACACCATTGAAGATCGAAATGACGTCCTTATTATCGGCCACGGACGTTACGGTCAAATTATCAGCGGAATGTTAATGAGTTGTGGCTACAAGCCTACGGTAATTGACTACGATGCTACCTTGGTGGAAGGCTTATCACGTTTTGGTTTAAAAACCTATTTTGGCGATGGCTCTCGTTCTGACTTGTTGGAAACTGCGGGCATTGCGAAAGCCAAATTATTGGTTATTGCCCTTGATGACAAAGAACAAGCTATACAAATCGCCCACTTCGCACATCACTTTTACCCAAATTTACCGATTATCACCCGTGCTTATGATCGCCGCCATGTTTATGATTTATACCGTGCTGGGGCAAGAAATATTGTGCGAGAAACTTTCGACTCCGCGATCCGCAGCGGCCGTTTAGCCTTAGAACAGCTTGGTATGGACAAAGAAAAAGCCAAACAAATCGCAGAATTTTACTACCACCGCGATCGCCACGGCTTAGCGGAAATGGCAAGTCTTTACGATCCTGAAATTTCCGTATTTAGCAACGAACGAATGATCGCCCGCGCCAAAGAGCTCGAACAAGAAACCAAATCAATGATGCTCACCCTGCTCGCAGGCGGCAAGGTTGATTGGCAACCAGGGGAAGAGAATCGATCGGGGGAGTAA
- the cpdB gene encoding 2',3'-cyclic-nucleotide 2'-phosphodiesterase translates to MDRRKFLRLGALSLFSVNSLSLNAAEQNTAVALRIIATTDIHGFLTDFDYYKDAPTDKFGFTRAASLIASARQEVKNSVLVDNGDLIQGNPIADYQAAKGDKEGKPNPSILALNAMHYDVGTIGNHEFNYGLDYLDRAIKQADFPIINANVVKASDDQPYFQPYFIQEKSVTDNAGNKHQIKIGYIGFVPPQVMVWDKANLEGKVRAYDIKKTAEKYVPIVKAQGADIIVALAHTGPSDEPYKEGEENAAFHLADVKGIDAVIFGHSHRLFPNKEFANSKGADIEKGTMNGVPESMAGYWANNISVVDLTLNQHNGKWFVTDGRAALRPIYDADKKKALVGNHPEVAALLAPIHEATRAFVAQPIGKASDNMYSFLALFQDDPTVQIVNQAQQAYAENVVKNLPELAGIPVLSAAAPFKVGGRKNDPSAYVEVDKGDLTFRNAADLYLYPNTLVIVKVSGAELKQWLECSAGMFNQIDPNSDKPQSLLNWNGFRTYNFDVIDGVNYEIDVTQPARYDGECKLINDKASRIVNLTYQGKPVQDSDQFLIATNNYRAYSGKFPGTGDAHIVFASPDENRQILANYISQTTKEKGEVIPSADNNWKLAPITTTQPLKVQVETSPSDKAKAFIKEKAQYPMDYVGQDELGFAVYQINLNKK, encoded by the coding sequence ATGGATAGAAGAAAATTCCTGCGTCTTGGCGCATTAAGTTTATTCAGTGTAAACAGCTTATCGCTCAATGCGGCGGAGCAAAATACTGCGGTAGCGTTACGCATTATTGCCACCACGGATATTCACGGTTTTTTGACGGATTTTGATTATTACAAAGATGCGCCTACGGATAAATTTGGTTTTACCCGTGCAGCAAGCCTGATTGCAAGCGCACGTCAAGAAGTGAAAAACTCGGTGTTAGTGGATAATGGCGATTTAATTCAAGGCAACCCGATTGCCGATTATCAAGCCGCCAAAGGGGATAAAGAAGGCAAGCCAAATCCGTCTATTTTAGCCCTAAATGCAATGCACTATGATGTGGGAACGATCGGCAACCACGAGTTCAACTATGGTTTAGATTATTTAGATCGTGCCATTAAGCAAGCCGACTTCCCTATTATCAACGCCAATGTGGTGAAAGCCAGCGATGACCAACCTTATTTCCAACCTTATTTTATTCAAGAAAAAAGCGTAACAGATAATGCGGGCAACAAGCATCAAATCAAAATTGGTTATATTGGTTTTGTACCACCACAAGTGATGGTTTGGGATAAGGCTAATTTAGAAGGCAAAGTGAGAGCCTACGATATTAAGAAAACCGCAGAAAAATATGTGCCAATTGTGAAAGCACAGGGTGCTGACATTATTGTTGCACTGGCGCACACCGGCCCTTCCGATGAACCTTATAAAGAAGGTGAAGAAAATGCCGCTTTCCATTTAGCCGATGTAAAAGGCATTGATGCTGTAATCTTCGGCCATTCGCACCGCTTGTTCCCAAATAAAGAATTTGCTAACAGCAAAGGGGCGGATATTGAAAAAGGCACAATGAACGGCGTGCCAGAAAGTATGGCGGGCTATTGGGCAAATAATATCAGCGTGGTGGATCTCACCTTAAATCAACATAATGGTAAATGGTTTGTTACTGACGGCCGTGCAGCCTTGCGTCCGATTTATGATGCCGATAAGAAAAAAGCCCTTGTGGGCAATCACCCTGAAGTTGCGGCATTACTTGCGCCAATCCACGAAGCCACTCGTGCCTTTGTAGCACAGCCGATTGGAAAAGCCTCTGACAATATGTATAGCTTCCTTGCCTTGTTCCAAGATGATCCAACGGTACAAATCGTAAACCAAGCGCAACAAGCTTACGCTGAAAACGTGGTGAAAAATCTGCCTGAGCTAGCAGGTATTCCAGTGTTGAGTGCCGCTGCGCCATTTAAAGTCGGTGGACGTAAAAACGATCCAAGCGCTTATGTAGAAGTGGATAAAGGCGATCTCACTTTCCGCAATGCGGCAGATCTCTATCTCTACCCAAATACCTTAGTGATTGTCAAAGTTAGCGGCGCAGAACTCAAACAATGGCTTGAGTGCAGTGCGGGAATGTTTAACCAAATCGATCCAAATAGCGACAAACCACAATCCTTGTTAAATTGGAACGGTTTCCGTACTTACAATTTCGATGTGATTGACGGAGTAAACTATGAAATTGATGTTACCCAACCTGCCCGTTATGACGGTGAGTGCAAGCTCATTAATGACAAGGCATCGCGTATTGTCAATCTCACCTATCAAGGCAAGCCAGTGCAAGATAGCGATCAATTCTTAATTGCGACCAATAATTATCGCGCTTATTCCGGCAAATTCCCTGGCACGGGTGATGCCCATATCGTCTTTGCTTCCCCTGATGAAAATCGTCAAATTTTGGCAAACTACATCAGCCAAACCACCAAAGAAAAAGGCGAAGTGATCCCTTCTGCGGATAATAACTGGAAACTTGCTCCAATCACCACTACTCAACCATTGAAAGTACAAGTGGAAACGTCCCCAAGCGACAAAGCAAAAGCCTTCATCAAAGAAAAAGCGCAATATCCAATGGATTACGTTGGGCAAGATGAACTAGGCTTTGCGGTTTACCAAATAAATTTAAACAAAAAATAG
- a CDS encoding 5-methyltetrahydropteroyltriglutamate--homocysteine S-methyltransferase, producing the protein MTLSTLPLHADTVGSYLRSAVLKQAREQFNAGEIDRATLTRIEDQEIEKLVQAQLDAGLKVLTDGEYRRSFWHIDFLENLNGIEGYEPEHGYKFNGVETRAYNTRCCGKVSWNPNHPFIEHFKKLNAIVAGRGIVKYTIPSPNQLMYPVQWDHGVYASRAEFAKDVQQAYKDAIQAFYQAGCRYLQFDDVYWGSLCNNHDKPEFAADKAQALENIQVVLADKPKDMIITTHVCRGNFRSTYLLSGAYDPVAPELFGQTQYDGYFLEYDDERSGGFEPLKYFAGNKGRVVLGLISSKFPTLEDPATVKARIAEAAQYVPLEQLCLSPQCGFASTEEGNIMTEQEQWAKVRLVEQIAADVWGED; encoded by the coding sequence ATGACATTATCAACATTACCTTTGCACGCTGACACTGTGGGCAGTTATTTACGCAGTGCGGTGCTGAAACAAGCCCGTGAACAATTCAACGCTGGCGAAATTGATCGTGCCACCTTAACCCGTATTGAAGATCAAGAAATTGAAAAATTAGTCCAAGCACAGTTAGATGCCGGTTTAAAAGTGCTTACTGATGGCGAATATCGCCGCTCATTTTGGCACATTGATTTTCTTGAAAATTTAAACGGCATTGAAGGCTATGAGCCTGAACACGGTTATAAATTTAATGGCGTTGAAACCCGAGCTTATAACACACGCTGTTGTGGCAAAGTGTCGTGGAATCCTAATCACCCTTTTATTGAGCATTTCAAAAAGCTCAATGCTATTGTGGCTGGGCGTGGCATTGTGAAATACACCATTCCAAGCCCAAACCAGTTAATGTACCCCGTTCAGTGGGATCACGGTGTGTATGCCAGCCGCGCAGAATTTGCAAAAGACGTACAACAAGCCTATAAAGATGCCATTCAAGCCTTTTATCAAGCAGGTTGCCGTTATTTACAATTTGATGATGTTTATTGGGGCTCTTTGTGCAACAATCACGACAAACCTGAATTTGCCGCAGATAAAGCCCAAGCCTTGGAAAATATTCAAGTGGTACTTGCTGATAAACCCAAAGATATGATCATCACAACCCACGTTTGCCGTGGCAACTTCCGTTCAACTTATTTATTAAGTGGCGCTTATGATCCTGTTGCCCCTGAGCTATTCGGTCAAACACAATATGACGGCTATTTCCTTGAATATGATGATGAACGCTCTGGTGGATTTGAGCCCTTAAAATATTTCGCTGGCAATAAAGGACGTGTTGTACTTGGCTTAATCAGTTCTAAATTTCCAACCTTAGAAGACCCTGCCACAGTAAAAGCTCGCATTGCCGAAGCCGCTCAATATGTGCCACTTGAGCAACTCTGCCTTAGTCCACAATGCGGTTTTGCCTCCACCGAAGAAGGCAATATTATGACAGAGCAAGAACAATGGGCGAAAGTGCGTTTAGTTGAGCAAATTGCCGCTGACGTTTGGGGCGAAGACTAA
- a CDS encoding sodium:solute symporter family protein codes for MQFNWSVDGSIVGLYILLSLVVGIIVRKYVKNVNDFLVAGRNVDLHVGIASLAATEFGIITCMAAAQLGYKYGFAGATVGLIMTIVMFTVGKTGFCIEPLRKAGVVTIPEFFEHKFGKKVRWAAGVVIVLGGLLNMGVFLRTGGEFLVAVAGLKPEYLEITMTILLLVVALYTILGGMLSVLVTDYMQFILMSVGLVLTTCTIFYQVGWDTLFDTAISNYGAGGINPFVNPNLGWQYVLYTALVLTATVLTWQTMVSRVLSAKDANVAKKMYTRTSLFYIVRSLIPVMWGVAALAFVSLESVGGKPIQAMPTMLSIVIPTGIIGLLVAAMLAADMSTNSSYLLGWASVIYNDVLIIFHKNKWSERKSIAVNRVLVALIGVFLLFYGLWYPLKSDLWVYMTLTATIYSVAVSTLLISACYFKKANNWGAYATIVVGALTPLSYLIAQQIPALEPIAAKIGPYYSGITAFVFAWIAMIVGSLLKNALRK; via the coding sequence ATGCAGTTTAACTGGAGCGTAGATGGCAGTATTGTCGGGCTTTATATTTTGTTAAGCCTTGTTGTCGGTATTATTGTGCGGAAATATGTAAAGAATGTGAATGATTTCTTGGTGGCAGGCAGAAATGTGGATTTACACGTTGGGATTGCATCTTTAGCCGCCACTGAGTTTGGCATTATAACCTGTATGGCGGCAGCACAGCTTGGCTATAAATACGGTTTTGCGGGAGCCACAGTGGGGTTAATTATGACCATTGTAATGTTCACCGTAGGGAAAACAGGATTCTGTATTGAACCTTTACGCAAAGCTGGTGTGGTAACCATTCCAGAGTTTTTTGAACATAAGTTTGGAAAAAAAGTTCGTTGGGCTGCCGGTGTGGTAATTGTGCTTGGTGGCTTGCTTAATATGGGCGTTTTTTTACGCACTGGTGGTGAATTTTTAGTTGCTGTGGCTGGGCTTAAACCAGAATATTTAGAAATCACGATGACAATTTTATTGCTTGTGGTAGCGTTATATACCATTTTAGGTGGAATGCTCTCCGTTCTGGTTACAGATTATATGCAGTTTATTTTAATGAGTGTTGGCTTGGTTCTAACCACTTGTACGATTTTCTATCAGGTGGGCTGGGATACGTTATTTGATACTGCAATTTCTAATTATGGTGCTGGTGGTATTAATCCTTTTGTTAATCCTAATCTTGGTTGGCAATATGTGCTTTACACTGCTTTAGTGCTTACTGCGACAGTACTTACTTGGCAAACAATGGTTTCTCGTGTGTTGTCAGCAAAAGATGCGAATGTTGCGAAAAAAATGTACACACGCACCAGTTTATTTTATATCGTACGTTCATTAATCCCTGTTATGTGGGGTGTTGCCGCGTTAGCTTTTGTGAGTTTAGAAAGTGTGGGCGGAAAACCAATCCAAGCAATGCCAACAATGCTTTCTATTGTGATTCCAACAGGGATCATTGGTTTGCTTGTCGCAGCTATGTTGGCGGCAGATATGTCCACAAATTCCTCTTATTTATTAGGTTGGGCAAGTGTTATTTACAATGACGTATTGATTATTTTCCATAAAAATAAATGGTCAGAACGTAAATCTATTGCTGTCAATCGCGTATTAGTGGCATTAATTGGGGTTTTCTTACTGTTCTATGGGTTGTGGTATCCATTAAAAAGCGACCTATGGGTATATATGACACTCACTGCAACTATTTATTCCGTTGCGGTTTCCACCCTGTTAATTTCAGCTTGTTATTTCAAAAAAGCCAATAACTGGGGGGCTTATGCAACCATCGTTGTGGGTGCTTTAACGCCACTTTCTTACTTAATCGCACAGCAGATTCCTGCACTTGAACCTATTGCGGCAAAAATTGGCCCTTATTATTCTGGTATTACTGCGTTTGTCTTTGCTTGGATTGCAATGATTGTTGGTTCATTATTAAAAAATGCGTTACGCAAATAA
- a CDS encoding sulfatase-like hydrolase/transferase, with protein MKKTNVVLIVADDLGYWALGCYGNKEAITPNIDKLAQQGKKFNHFFCVSPVCSPARASIFTGRIPSQHGIHDWLEEWENGATTEHYLKGQSTFVDRLKQHNYLCAMSGKWHLGMADTPQCGFDYWYSHQRGGGPYFNAPMYRDGILIEEPDYITDKITDYGLDFIEKVHNADQPFFLNLSYTAPHSPWDRKNHPQEILDLYADCQFASCPRDPYHPWKIYETFEGDEQERLEVLRGYFAALTAMDFNIGRIITALEEKGILENTLIIFTSDNGMNMGHHGIFGKGNGTSPVNMFDTSVKVPFILYHKNHLSTGEIDNLLSHYDFRHTLLEYLNISDEDQAQVRYPGKSFATLLKQDPADSREENHLVIFDEYGPTRMIRNRSFKYIHRYPDGPYEFYDLRNDPDEHHNQIDNPDYQQQIAQMRRELNRWFNQYINKEIDGATLPVYGGGQRTLAGEWGGYAENTFNKYTSDFVFSAEGKLQQKSDVKVKEKIQ; from the coding sequence ATGAAAAAAACTAACGTCGTTTTAATTGTTGCCGATGATTTAGGCTATTGGGCGCTTGGTTGCTATGGGAATAAAGAGGCGATTACGCCCAATATTGATAAATTAGCGCAGCAAGGTAAAAAATTTAACCATTTCTTTTGTGTTTCCCCTGTTTGCTCCCCTGCAAGAGCCTCAATTTTTACCGGCAGGATTCCTTCTCAACACGGAATTCACGACTGGTTGGAAGAATGGGAAAATGGTGCGACTACAGAACATTATTTAAAAGGGCAATCAACTTTTGTAGATCGCTTAAAACAGCATAATTATCTTTGTGCAATGAGTGGCAAATGGCATTTAGGTATGGCAGATACTCCACAATGTGGTTTTGATTATTGGTATTCCCATCAGCGTGGCGGCGGCCCTTACTTCAATGCGCCAATGTACCGAGATGGTATATTAATTGAAGAACCCGACTACATTACAGATAAAATCACCGATTATGGGCTAGACTTTATTGAGAAAGTACATAATGCCGATCAGCCATTTTTTCTCAATCTAAGTTATACCGCCCCACATTCCCCTTGGGATCGAAAAAACCACCCACAGGAAATACTGGATCTTTATGCAGATTGTCAATTTGCATCTTGTCCACGCGATCCTTATCACCCTTGGAAAATTTATGAAACCTTTGAAGGTGATGAACAAGAACGATTAGAAGTGTTAAGGGGATATTTCGCAGCCTTAACCGCAATGGATTTTAATATTGGAAGAATTATCACCGCACTTGAGGAAAAAGGCATTTTAGAAAACACGCTAATCATTTTCACCAGTGATAACGGTATGAATATGGGACATCACGGTATTTTTGGTAAAGGGAATGGCACAAGCCCTGTGAATATGTTCGACACGTCGGTAAAAGTGCCGTTTATTCTTTATCACAAAAATCATTTATCAACCGGTGAAATAGATAACCTGCTGAGCCATTATGATTTCCGCCATACCTTGTTGGAATACCTCAATATCAGTGATGAAGATCAGGCACAGGTGCGTTATCCAGGAAAAAGTTTCGCGACTTTATTAAAACAAGATCCCGCGGATTCACGAGAAGAAAATCATCTTGTGATCTTTGATGAATATGGTCCAACCCGAATGATCCGCAATCGATCTTTTAAATATATTCATCGCTATCCTGATGGGCCTTATGAATTTTATGATCTGCGTAACGATCCTGATGAACACCATAACCAAATTGATAACCCAGATTATCAACAGCAGATCGCCCAAATGCGGCGTGAGTTAAACCGGTGGTTTAATCAATATATCAATAAAGAAATTGATGGTGCAACCTTGCCTGTTTACGGCGGCGGACAGCGTACGCTTGCGGGCGAATGGGGCGGCTATGCCGAAAACACGTTCAACAAATATACAAGCGATTTTGTTTTTTCCGCAGAGGGAAAGCTACAGCAAAAATCTGATGTAAAAGTGAAAGAAAAAATTCAGTAA